The Acomys russatus chromosome 3, mAcoRus1.1, whole genome shotgun sequence genome has a window encoding:
- the LOC127187001 gene encoding prolactin-4A1-like — MRLSLTQQCSSRTLLLLLVSNLLLWEDMASPVKAETLNVSNQTLFNEAIKTSQDMNRRILFLSTHFNMVYAQGRGFNQRTFKCHTSSLSSPENKEQAENIQSEVLLKLVHSLMQAWVNPLYHLWAEMGERLGYTPSKLTKALEIKTLHRSLLKTLQKITINGTSVIEANGNYPAWSELGFMQSNNRDTKYFAFFKLFHCLQKDSECAEMLLKLLNCRLFQRNC; from the exons ATGCGTTTGTCTTTGACTCAGCAGTGCTCCTCCA GAACACTGCTCTTGTTGCTGGTATCCAACCTGCTCCTGTGGGAGGACATGGCCTCTCCTGTGAAAGCTGAAACATTGAATGTGTCCAACCAGACACTCTTCAATGAGGCAATCAAGACTTCCCAGGATATGAATCGCCGAATTCTCTTCCTGTCCACTCACTTT AATATGGTTTATGCCCAAGGCCGAGGATTTAACCAGAGGACCTTCAAATGCCACACTTCTTCCCTCTCTAGTCCGGAAAACAAGGAGCAAGCTGAAAATATCCAA TCGGAAGTCCTCCTGAAGTTGGTGCACAGTCTAATGCAAGCCTGGGTCAACCCTCTGTACCATCTATGGGCTGAAATGGGTGAGAGGCTGGGATACACTCCTTCTAAACTCACAAAAGCCTTGGAGATTAAAACTTTACACAGAAGTCTCCTGAAGACCCTGCAGAAGATAACCATCAAT GGTACTTCTGTAATCGAAGCAAATGGGAACTACCCTGCTTGGTCTGAATTGGGATTCATGCAGTCGAAtaacagagacactaaatattttgccttttttaaacTGTTTCACTGCCTGCAAAAGGACTCAGAGTGTGCGGAAATGTTGCTAAAGCTCCTGAATTGCCGACTGTTCCAAAGAAACTGCTAA